A single window of Cydia strobilella chromosome 18, ilCydStro3.1, whole genome shotgun sequence DNA harbors:
- the LOC134749411 gene encoding tyrosine-protein kinase receptor torso-like encodes MAISKIRLVFRGCIQLVCIACLIIRTESIESEIVLVDKLNYSNKTLNTIAEEICNVFTAPDDPVCLSNWLSPPVLLGLPSELNITKLDKEVYYEISPSDYLQAVIMVSDDESHIVQHLLIPPSRNEKVWLNSTQNYTFWTAAVVDNGTHSPWLQGPKLLARNITHKNEQKINYTINIDIDYSDMMNCHCSNVNFTWKINNESDKSFRVINDCPITNFRTEEVIHCKPGESEIKYSQAVPLGSKCYFAVSGYGKGGLPYDIEPQAVKNITLLPVPNGDAWDIGVSWLQPIHSPDRYRVEIQVGEEEYKVNVSGKATEMTFSGVLDYGLYEYSVSVCAFKGPVCMHESIRGIFPRGPVASSSVPVLGSLLAMLLLATILVSVVVWCKRRRDNKAKLLFLEDDPEDFPKKLFPEIISDLPVTEDSWEIRPEKLQLHEVIGEGAFGVVRRGTLAPGKAVAVKMLKDYPSRDEVRSFRAETELMKSVGAHPHVVSLVGCCSGRRPLIVAEYCSRGDLLSYLRCSWDVMVSKRNAKYCNNNFETNYRNDLFKSSHEHSKLVVNKMYDLKGVCDTELTYVDLLSFCRQIAMGMEFLASNRVVHRDLAARNILVTSDRTLKIADFGLSRDIYQENQYKQKGNGKMPVKWMALESLTHRIYTTQSDVWSFGVVVWEVVTVGGAPYADVAAARLPRLLRAGYRMPRPNACCKQLYDLMLACWQARPRDRPTFAELHSELDAMLHCACAEQYLALDLDMELKPEEPRSVYMMIMEFARGKRRLGSGYASPLPRTHSNHYSSPPAPNKPPSISVSVPLCS; translated from the exons ATGGCGATTTCGAAAATTAGATTAGTGTTTAGGGGGTGTATACAGTTAGTTTGTATTGCGTGTTTGATAATTCGGACAGAATCGATTGAAAGTGAAATTGTGCTAGTGGACAAACTAAATTATTCTAATAAAACGTTAAATACGATTGCTGAAGAGATCTGCAACGTTTTCAcg gCACCAGACGACCCAGTATGTTTATCTAACTGGCTAA GTCCGCCGGTTCTGCTGGGGCTACCATCGGAACTTAATATCACAAAGCTGGATAAGGAAGTGTATTATGAAATATCGCCTTCAGATTACCTACAAGCCGTGATCATGGTTTCTGATGACGAGAgtcat ATCGTACAACATCTCCTGATACCACCGTCACGGAATGAAAAAGTCTGGCTAAACTCCACTCAAAACTACACGTTTTGGACAGCAGCTGTGGTTGACAATGGGACCCACTCTCCGTGGCTTCAGGGTCCAAAGTTACTTGCAAGGAATATCACTCATAAAAATGAGCAAAAGATAAATTATACTATCAACATTGATATAGATTACAGTGACATGATGAATTGCCACTGTTCTAATGTTAATTTTACttggaaaataaataatg AATCGGATAAATCATTCAGAGTAATAAATGACTGCCCTATAACCAACTTTCGCACCGAAGAGGTCATTCATTGTAAG CCAGGAGAATCAGAAATCAAGTATTCCCAAGCCGTGCCCTTGGGGAGCAAATGTTATTTCGCAGTCTCGGGTTATGGCAAAGGCGGACTTCCGTATGATATAG AACCGCAAGCAGTCAAAAACATCACATTGCTCCCTGTTCCCAACGGGGATGCGTGGGACATTGGCGTCAGCTGGTTGCAGCCGATACACAGCCCTGACCGGTACCGGGTGGAAATTCAAGTGGGGGAAGAGGAATACAAGGTCAATGTGTCTGGG AAGGCTACAGAAATGACGTTCTCCGGAGTGTTGGACTATGGGCTGTACGAGTACAGCGTGTCGGTGTGCGCTTTCAAGGGCCCCGTCTGTATGCACGAGAGCATCCGCGGCATTTTTCCGC GTGGGCCGGTAGCCTCCAGCTCAGTGCCGGTACTGGGCTCTCTTCTCGCCATGCTCTTGTTGGCAACCATACTAGTGAGTGTCGTGGTCTGGTGCAAACGGCGCCGCGACAACAAGGCGAAACTGCTGTTTCTTGAG GATGATCCAGAAGACTTCCCAAAGAAGCTGTTTCCTGAAATAATCAGTGACCTGCCCGTTACTGAAGACAGCTGGGAGATTCGTCCAGAGAAGCTGCAGTTACACGAAGTTATAGGCGAGGGCGCTTTTGGTGTGGTGCGACGAGGGACTCTAGCGCCTGGCAAGGCTGTTGCAGTCAAAATGCTTAAAG ACTACCCATCTAGAGACGAAGTGCGCTCGTTCCGCGCGGAGACAGAGCTGATGAAGAGCGTCGGCGCGCACCCTCACGTGGTCAGCCTCGTGGGCTGCTGCAGCGGCCGGAGGCCTCTTATAGTCGCCGAGTACTGCAGCCGTGGGGACTTGCTCTCTTACTTGAG GTGCTCGTGGGACGTGATGGTTTCCAAACGCAACGCCAAATACTGCAACAACAACTTTGAAACCAACTACCGCAACGATCTCTTCAAGAGTTCTCACGAACACTCCAAACTGGTGGTCAATAAGATGTACGACCTCAAGGGAGTCTGCGACACTGAACTGACTTACGTGGACCTTCTGTCTTTCTGTCGTCAGATAGCCATGGGAATGGAATTCTTAGCTTCCAACAGAGTAGTCCACCGAGACTTGGCAGCTAGAAATATTCTGGTGACCAGCGATAGGACACTGAAGATAGCGGACTTTGGACTGTCCAGGGACATTTATCAAGAGAATCAGTATAAGCAGAAGGGCAACGGAAAGATGCCGGTAAAATGGATGGCTTTGGAGTCTTTGACACACAGGATATATACTACGCAGAGCGATGT CTGGTCCTTCGGCGTGGTGGTGTGGGAGGTGGTGACGGTGGGCGGCGCGCCGTACGCCGacgtggcggcggcgcgcctGCCGCGCCTGCTGCGCGCCGGCTACCGCATGCCGCGCCCCAACGCCTGCTGCAAACAGCT gtacGACCTGATGCTGGCATGCTGGCAGGCGCGGCCGCGCGACCGGCCGACCTTCGCCGAACTACACAGCGAACTAGACGCCATGCTGCACTGCGCTTGTGCCGAACAATATCTGGCGCTGGACCTGGACATGGAACTCAAGCCGGAAGAACCGAGAAGTGTCTACATGATGATCATGGAGTTCGCAAG AGGCAAGCGCCGCCTCGGCTCTGGGTACGCCTCGCCGCTGCCTCGCACACACAGCAACCACTACTCCTCGCCTCCAGCACCGAACAAGCCTCCTAGTATCAGTGTCAGTGTACCGCTGTGCTCCTAA